The DNA region TGTGGGTGCTCATGGGACCAGGATGCCGGGGGCCTGGTGACACCTGTCTGTCACCATTGTCGCCATGAACCGTACGGATCGCCTGTACGCGATCGCCGAGGAGCTGCGGCGGGTGGGACGCGGCGGGACGACGGGCGCCCGGCTGGCCCGTGCGTTCGAGGTCAGCGAGCGCACGATCAAGCGCGACATCGCCGCGCTGCAGCAGACCGGCGCGCCGATCTGGGCACAGGCCGGGCCAGGCGGTGGGTACGTGCTGGACGGTTCGGCGAGCCTCCCGCCGGTCAACTTCACGCATGCCCAGGCCGTCGCGGTGGCCGTCGCCCTCGCGGCCCTGCCGCCGGGCACTCCGTTCGCCGTCGACGGCGCCGCGGCGCGCGGCAAGGTGTGGGACGCGCTCGGGCCGGCGGACCGCGCGCTCGCCGCGGAGCTGACGCGACGCGTGTGGTTCGACACCGCCGAGCGGCCGGACACCGCCGGCTCCGCCGGCTCCTCGGACACCGCCGGCTCCTCGGACACCGCCGAACCCGGCGTGCTGCGTGCCGTCGAGCAGGCGCTGGCACGGCGCCGGGTCCTGGCCATCACCTACCGGTCCGCCGACGGAGCGGTGACTCGTCGGTCGGTCGAGCCGATCCTGCTGGCCCATGCGGAGCACCGGTGGTACCTGGTCGCGTGGTGTCGTTCGCGGACGGCTGTGCGGTGGTTCCGGCTCGCACGGATCGAGAAGGCCGACCTCACCCACGAGCAATACCCACCGCACGAGGTCGCCGAGGTCGGCGCGCCACCGGTGGGCGCCCGGCCGGTGAGCGCGACGGGGCCGGGAACGGGGTAGGTCACCTCGGCGGAGCGCTCTCCGCCCGGCCCGTCAGCGGAGTCGGACGACGTCGCCGACCGTCGCCGTCACGTGCACCACGGCCTCGCGCAGGTCCACCGCCGTGACCAGCACCCCGGTGGCCCTGGCGTCGACCACGTCCTGGACCCGGACGACGACCATCGGCTCGCCCGGCTCCCCCGGCTCCTCCGCCCCGCCCACGACCGTGACCAGCCCCTCGGGCAGACCCTGCCTGCGCAGGGCGGCGTTGACCGGACCGATGAGGTGACCCAGGAGCTTGTGCGCCGGCAGCCCCCGGGCGTGCGCGGTGACCGTCAGTCGCGCCACGCCGTCGTCGTACCCCGCGAGCCTCGCGGTGACCGCCATCGTCCCCGCGGCCGCGGCGGCGAGCCGCAGGGCGCGCGAGGCGTCCGGGATCTGCCGCAGGTCGATCTCGGCATGGACGACCGAGCCGTCGGCGCGCACCGACCGGACCAGGGGCGGGAGCGGACCGGTCGCGGTCGCCAGGGCGAGAGCCTCGGTGAAGGGGAGCGCGAGCTGCATCAGTTCTCCTGGGCACGGGGAGGTCGTCGGTCACCACCGTACGGGTGACCCGGCGAACGGGCGGGCCGGGATGCGGCGGGCGCCGGGCGCCGGCCGGATGGCAGGTCCGCCACCCGCCCGGTGTTGACTGACGTCGTGACCCAGCGCATGCGCCTTCCCAGAGTCCGGGCCTCCGAGCTCGTCGGCCGCGGCTGGCTGAACACCGGCGGTGCGGACCTCAGCCTCGCCGACCTGCGCGGCAAGATCGTCCTCCTGGACTTCTGGACCTTCTGTTGCATCAACTGCCTGCACGTCCTGGACGAGCTGCGCGAGCTCGAGGAGCAGTACCGCGACGTGCTCGTGGTGATCGGCGTGCACTCGCCCAAGTTCGTGCACGAGGCCGATCCGGTCGCGCTCGCGGCGGCTGTCGAGCGGTACGAGGTGCACCACCCCGTCCTCGACGACCCGGAGCTCGTCACCTGGTCGGCCTACTCCGCGCGCGCCTGGCCGACGCTCGTCGTCGTGGACCCGGAGGGCTACGTCGTGGCCCACATGGCCGGCGAGGGGCACCAGCACAACCTCGCCGTGCTGGTCCGCGAGCTCGTCGCCGAGCACGAGGCGAAGGGCACGCTGCACCGGGGCGACGGACCCTACGTGCCGCCGCCCGCGACGTCGTCGACCCTGCGCTTCCCGGCCTCGGTGGTCCGGCTGCCCAGCGGGAACCTGCTGGTGGCCGACGCCGGGCACCACAGCCTCGCCGAGCTGGCGCCCGACGCCGAGGCGTTGGTCCGCCGGATCGGCTCCGGGGAGCGCGGGCTGGTGGACGGCGAGCCCGGCGACGCCCGGTTCAGCGAGCCCAACGGGCTGTGCGTCCTGCCGGACGAGGTCGCGGCCCGGGTCGGGTACGACGTCGTCGTCGCCGACACCGTGAACCACGCCCTGCGCGGCGTGCGGCTGTCGGACGGCTCGGTGCTGACGATCGCGGGCAACGGTCGGCAGTCGATGGTCGGTGCGAACGACAACGTCGTCGACGGCATGGACGCCGTCCCGCCGGGTGTGCTCTTCACCACGCCTGCCCAGTGCACCAAGCTCTCGTCGCCGTGGGACGTCGTCTGGTACGAGCCGCTCGCCGCGATCGTCGTCGCGATGGCCGGGAACCACACCCTGTGGGTGTTCGACCCGGTGGCGGGTTCGGTGCACCACCTCGCGGGCACCATGAACGAGGGCCTGGTGGACGGGCCGGTCGACGAGGCCTGGTTCGCGCAGACCTCGGGCCTCGCGGTGGCACCCGACGGGCGCCTGTGGCTGGCCGACGCGGAGGTCTCGGCCCTCCGCTGGGTCGACTCACCGCCGGGCACGGCCGAGCTGCTCGTCGGCACGGCTGTCGGTGCCGGCTTGTTCGACTTCGGGCACCGCGACGGGCCGGCCGACCACGCCCTGCTCCAGCACCCGCTCGGCGTCGCCGTCCTGCCCGACGGGTCGGTCGCGGTCGCGGACACCTACAACGGCGCCGTCCGCCGGTACGCCCCGGCGTCCGACGGCGGCCCCGGCGAGGTCACGACCCTCGCGCGGGACCTGGCCGAACCGAGCGACCTGCTCGTCGAGGTCCCGCCGGACGGTGCGATCGAGCTGCTCGTCGTCGAGTCCGCGGCGCACCGGGTGACACGGGTGCGCCTGCCGGCCAGGCTGGCCGGCGCGATCCTCGACCACGGCGCCCACCGCACGCAGCGACCGGTCTCGGAGATCGGCCCCGGCCGGCTGCGGCTCGACGTCGTCTTCACGCCCGCCGCAGGACAGAAGTACGACGACCGCTACGGCGCCTCGACCCGCCTGCAGGTCTCCTCGACGCCGCCGGGGCTGCTGTTCGACGGTGCTGGGGCCGACGTCCCGCTCGAGCGCATCCTGCGGATCAACCCGGACGTCACCGACGGCGTCCTGCACGTGACGGCCCAGGCGGCGTCCTGCGACGCCGACCCGGCGATCGAGTACCCGGCCTGCCACCTCAACCAGCAGGACTGGGGCGTCCCGGTCCGGGTCGTGGCCGGCGGACCGTCGGTGCTCACCCTGCCCCTGCACGGCTGACGACCTCGCGCAGCAGCCCGGCCGCGCACGCTGCACCACCCCAGCGTGCGCCGAGCTGTCAGCGTGCGCCGACCGCTCAGCGCGCGCCGACCGCTCGCAGCACGAAGGTCTCGGTCGCGGCGATGGCCGCCTGCCGGCTCGGGCCGTCGTCGGGCACGGCCCGGCTCGACAAGCAGGCGTTGATCAGCGGGACGGTGGTCTCGAGCGCCTGGACCGGCAGGACGCCCGACGCGATCCCCGCGGTCAGGATGCGTCGCAGGACGTCCTCGACCAGGACGGCGTGCTCGCGCAGTCGCGCCTGCGACCCGTGGGACAGGACCGAGCGCAGGGTGGCTCCGGGTGCGAGGTGGATCTCGCGCCGCAGTGCGGCGTGCTGGCGGACGTACGTGCGCAGCTGCTCGACCGGCTCGTCCACACCCTCGAGCACCCGCTCGAGCGAGGCGACGTACTGCTCGGTCTCGTGCGTGATGTACGCGATGAGCAGCGACTCCTTGTCCGGCACGTGGTTGTACACGGCCGTGCGGCCGACGCCGGCCTCCGCGGCGATGTCGGCCAACGTGATGGCGTCGAAGCCACGGTCGGCCATCAGGGTGCTCAGCGCGGCGAAGAGGCGGCTCCGCGTCTGGCGCCGGTGCTCGCTCAGCGAGCCACCGATGATCTTCGGCACGCCGACATCATGCCACCAGGACCGCCGTTCGGAGGGCAGGTCTCGCGTCCGTTCCGGCGGCTCGGTTAGGGTCGCGTCATGGCGAAGGATGCGATCGAGCCGGACACCAAGGACTGGACCTGGGTGCTGCACACGCCCTGCCCGGAGTGCGGCTTCCAGGCCGATGCGGTGGCCGGGACGGATGTGCCGGGGCTCGTGGACGGCTACGCCGAGCGGTGGCAGCACGTCCTGGCGCGGCCCGACGTCGGCTCGCGCCCCGCCCCGCAGGTCTGGTCGCCGCTCGAGTACGCATGCCACGTGCGCGACGTGTTCCGGGTCTTCGCCGGACGGGCGCGGCTGATGCTCGCGCAGGACGCCCCGACGTTTGAGAACTGGGACCAGGACGAGACCGCGATCGCGGAGCGCTACGGGGAGCAGGACCCGTCGGTCGTCGCGGCCGAGCTCGCGGCCGCCGCCCAGGATGCCGCGGCCGCGTTCGGCGGGGTCCCCGCCGATGCCTGGGACCGGACCGGCCTGCGTAGCAACGGCTCGCACTTCACCGTCGACAGTCTCGGCCGGTACTTCGTGCACGACGTCGTGCACCACCTGCACGACGTTCGCGGGTGACCCGAACGGAGCAGCGTTCGCCGGGAGTTCATGCACAATCTTTGTCCACAGGCCTGTGCGTTCTCCACCGCGTGAGCGTGTCAGCTTGTGCACAAACCTGTGACTAGCGGCGGACCGAAAAGTGCCCTCGCCAGGGCCTTGCGGCGGTCTCTCGCAGCGGACTAGAACTAGGTCATCGGCAAGAAGGAACGCCGCACCAACCGGGGAGACCCGGGAGGTTCCGAGCGGGGCAACCCGCGAGGAGTTCGGACCGGGGCAACCCGGGACGCGCGCTGCGGGCCTGCACTACCGAGACCGATCGGAGACCGGTGGACCACCTCGACGGGGCAACCCTGAGAGCTGCGGATGGCGTCGCAGGTGTCCAGACGGACCGGCCGGTGTGATCTCTGGATCGACTGCTTACGGGCAACCGTGGAGCGACGGATCCGCCGCATCGCCGGCGCGGGGTCGACGTGCACCGGGCAACCGGACCTGAGACCGATGATCACAGCAAGGCCCCTCGGACGCTTACTCCGAGGGGCCTTTGCTGTACCCCCAGGGTACGGGGCGGTTCGTGACGAACCCGTGAGCGACACGCGGCCGGTGGGTGAACTGTGGTGTCGCCCCCGGACGGCTGGGTGCCCGACACAGCACAGGAGGTCCTGAGATGCAGGCCATCACTCCCTTCCTCTGGTTCGACGACCAGGCCGAGGAGGCCGCTCAGCACTACGTCTCGATCTTCGAGAACTCGAGGATCCTCGACGTCTCCCGCAACGGCGAGGGCGGTCCGGGACCGGCCGGGTCGGTGCTGACCGTGCGGTTCGAGCTCGACGGCCTCGAGCTGCAGGCGCTCAACGGCGGACCCCACTTCCACTTCACCGAGGCGATCTCGCTGTTCGTCAGCGTGGAGTCCCAGGAGGAGGTCGACCGGCTCTGGGACCGCCTGATCGAGGGTGGCGGCGAGCCGAGCCGGTGCGGGTGGCTCAAGGACAGGTACGGCCTGTCGTGGCAGGTCGTCCCGACAGCCCTGTCCGAGCTGATGGGCGACCCCGATCCGGCCCGCGCGAGCCGCGCGACGCAGGCGATGCTCGGCATGTCCAAGATCGACATCGCTGCGCTGCGGGCCGCGGCCGACGGAGTGCCGCCGGTCCAGGTGTGACGTCCACGGAGGTCGACCGCGCCTTCGTCATCGCTCCCGGGCCTTGCGGGGACGCGCGCGCCGGACGGAGGATGCGGCGTGGACACCAGGGCGGTCATGGCGTGGGTCGAGCGGTACGAGCAGGCGTGGCGCGACGACGACGTCGCGGGTGTCGGGGACCTGTTCACCGAGGATGCCCACTACCTGCGCTCCCCGTACGACCCGCCACTGGACGGCCTGGACGCGATCCGCGGGTTCTGGTCCGATCCGACGCCGTTCACGATGACCGCCGAGCCCGTGGCGGTGGCCGGTCGGGACGCCGTCGTGCGGGTCGAGGTCGCGTACGGCGGCGACGAGCCCCAGGAGTACCGGGACCTGTGGATCCTGCGATTCGCCGACGACGGTCGTGTCCAGCACTTCGAGGAGTGGGCGTACTGGCCGGACAAGCCCTACACGGCCGCGCCCGACTGAGGGCCTGAGCGATTCACCCCCCGGACGTCACCATCGGGCCCAGCACGGCACCGGTGCTGGTGCAGGATGGGTGCACGCCAGGGCCGACGCCGCCGGCGGACCCGGCGGAAGGACACCTGATGACGGACGCGCCCCCGGGCAACCAGGACCGGGTCGTGGGCGTCGACGAGCTCTTCTTCTCCACGACCGACCGCAAGGGCATCATCACGGGGGCGAACTCCGTGTTCGTGGGGCTGTCGCACTACTCGCGATCCGAGCT from Cellulomonas sp. KRMCY2 includes:
- a CDS encoding YafY family protein gives rise to the protein MNRTDRLYAIAEELRRVGRGGTTGARLARAFEVSERTIKRDIAALQQTGAPIWAQAGPGGGYVLDGSASLPPVNFTHAQAVAVAVALAALPPGTPFAVDGAAARGKVWDALGPADRALAAELTRRVWFDTAERPDTAGSAGSSDTAGSSDTAEPGVLRAVEQALARRRVLAITYRSADGAVTRRSVEPILLAHAEHRWYLVAWCRSRTAVRWFRLARIEKADLTHEQYPPHEVAEVGAPPVGARPVSATGPGTG
- a CDS encoding NHL domain-containing thioredoxin family protein, coding for MRLPRVRASELVGRGWLNTGGADLSLADLRGKIVLLDFWTFCCINCLHVLDELRELEEQYRDVLVVIGVHSPKFVHEADPVALAAAVERYEVHHPVLDDPELVTWSAYSARAWPTLVVVDPEGYVVAHMAGEGHQHNLAVLVRELVAEHEAKGTLHRGDGPYVPPPATSSTLRFPASVVRLPSGNLLVADAGHHSLAELAPDAEALVRRIGSGERGLVDGEPGDARFSEPNGLCVLPDEVAARVGYDVVVADTVNHALRGVRLSDGSVLTIAGNGRQSMVGANDNVVDGMDAVPPGVLFTTPAQCTKLSSPWDVVWYEPLAAIVVAMAGNHTLWVFDPVAGSVHHLAGTMNEGLVDGPVDEAWFAQTSGLAVAPDGRLWLADAEVSALRWVDSPPGTAELLVGTAVGAGLFDFGHRDGPADHALLQHPLGVAVLPDGSVAVADTYNGAVRRYAPASDGGPGEVTTLARDLAEPSDLLVEVPPDGAIELLVVESAAHRVTRVRLPARLAGAILDHGAHRTQRPVSEIGPGRLRLDVVFTPAAGQKYDDRYGASTRLQVSSTPPGLLFDGAGADVPLERILRINPDVTDGVLHVTAQAASCDADPAIEYPACHLNQQDWGVPVRVVAGGPSVLTLPLHG
- a CDS encoding TetR/AcrR family transcriptional regulator, with product MPKIIGGSLSEHRRQTRSRLFAALSTLMADRGFDAITLADIAAEAGVGRTAVYNHVPDKESLLIAYITHETEQYVASLERVLEGVDEPVEQLRTYVRQHAALRREIHLAPGATLRSVLSHGSQARLREHAVLVEDVLRRILTAGIASGVLPVQALETTVPLINACLSSRAVPDDGPSRQAAIAATETFVLRAVGAR
- a CDS encoding DinB family protein produces the protein MAKDAIEPDTKDWTWVLHTPCPECGFQADAVAGTDVPGLVDGYAERWQHVLARPDVGSRPAPQVWSPLEYACHVRDVFRVFAGRARLMLAQDAPTFENWDQDETAIAERYGEQDPSVVAAELAAAAQDAAAAFGGVPADAWDRTGLRSNGSHFTVDSLGRYFVHDVVHHLHDVRG
- a CDS encoding VOC family protein; the encoded protein is MQAITPFLWFDDQAEEAAQHYVSIFENSRILDVSRNGEGGPGPAGSVLTVRFELDGLELQALNGGPHFHFTEAISLFVSVESQEEVDRLWDRLIEGGGEPSRCGWLKDRYGLSWQVVPTALSELMGDPDPARASRATQAMLGMSKIDIAALRAAADGVPPVQV
- a CDS encoding nuclear transport factor 2 family protein — translated: MDTRAVMAWVERYEQAWRDDDVAGVGDLFTEDAHYLRSPYDPPLDGLDAIRGFWSDPTPFTMTAEPVAVAGRDAVVRVEVAYGGDEPQEYRDLWILRFADDGRVQHFEEWAYWPDKPYTAAPD